In the Arthrobacter sp. Soc17.1.1.1 genome, CAGCTGGACCGAGAGACCTCTTCGACGGTGCAGGCGCTGGCCGGAATGAAGCTTCCGCCGACCCCCAGACGAAGGTGCGACGTCCTCGATTCCAATTAGGTAACCAGGACTGATGTGCAACACAGTAAAGCGTTGCCATGCCGTCAGTGCATCGCCAACCGCACCCACCCTCGGGTTCCCTGACACATGGTGCATCCGCCTCTGCACGGGGCTTGAAGAGCGTCAAGGCTCACGAGAGGGCAGACCTGGCCCTATCTATTCTCGGCGAGCTCAAGGGTTCTGCTGGGTGCCGAGCGAAGCAAGATGCAACTGTCCTGCCAGGGCCGCTCGAGGCGACATGACCAGCCTCTAAAGCAGAATGTCACTATCCTGTGATTTTCTGAAGTCATATGATAGATTCTTGTCATCGATGAAACAGCAGGAGGCATGGATGGATGCAGGACGACGTTGGGCGCTGGAAGCGTTTGGCACTTACGGTCCCCATATCCGCGAGCAGATCGCGGAGATGGTGAAGGAGGAGCACGAAGCTTCCTTGGATGCACAGGAGGCGTCCGGGCATCGTTCGAATGGGGTGTACGGCCAGTTCTGGCGCGGAATCCTGGAAAAGTTTGAACTGTTCGGCGATCTGCCCGGTGCCTCGCTGGTACGACCGGGGGAGGCACCGTACAAACTCCCGGTCATCAACGGCGTCGCATTGTTCCCGTGGCGCTATGCGAAGAGCCGGGAGGCGGAGCTGGCAACAACACCCTTCGGTACCTCCGATGCCCGCACGGCGATCACCACCTTGCGCCCACAGCCGGTGCAGGAAGGACTCGACCTTAATCTGCCCGACGCCGGCCTGACCGACGAGGAACGCGACCTGCTCACCACAGTCCAGGACGTGACAAAGGATTCGGTAGTCACTTCGGGTCGCCTGGCGCTTGTGGCTATCTCCAGCTCGCCTCGTGGCCTGTTCGCAGTGGAATGGGGTGAAGTGGAAGTGAACTCCGCCGGATTCGTCGAGTGGACTGGATCCCACGAAAGCCTGCTGTCGTTGGCTCCGGCCAAGCCGGTCTCGATGTCCCCGACGGGCACCTTCACTGCCGGGGACCTGCCGAGCAAGTTCCCCCAGACGAAGACCGACGAGAAGGCAGCCAGCTCGACCGATGAATGACCACGAACCAGATCTGACACTGTTCCAGGACATTGATCTGCCCTCGTTGAGCGCGATTGCGGGTGCATTCGAGCCGGCACGTCTGACTCAGGCGCGCCTCCTTGCGTGGTTGACCAAAGGGGAGTTGGCCGAGCAGGTCGGTGTCTCGTCTGCGGCAGTAGGGCAGTTCGAGGCCGGCGCGATAAAGCCGCGCCCCGAGCTCCTTTCTACGTTGGCGAGAAAGCTCCATGTCCCGATCGAGTTCTTTGCCGCTGGTCGGCCGCTGGGACGTTTGGACGCTGCCAACGCTCACTTCCGTAGTCTCCGGTCGACCCGGGCGAAGGACCGCGCCAAGGCAGCTGCTCACGCTGAACAGGTGTGGGAGCTGACCTACGCATTAGAGAAGCAGGTCCGATTCCCCAACGTCGATTTGCCCGAGGTGCCCCAGGGCGCGACGCCGGTAGAAGCCGCTCGTATCCTCCGTGAGGCCTGGGGACTACCACGCGGTCCAGTGCCGCATCTGGCTGCCACGATGGAAGCCCGCGGCATTGTGGTGTGCCTGATTCCGATGACCAATGAAGCGATTACCAGAGTCAAGGCTTATTCCACCGACGCGCTGGGGCGACCACTGGTTATCGTCACCCCCGAGCGGTTCAAGTCGGTGTATGAGTACCGGTTCACGTGCGCCCATGAGGTAGGACACCTCCTGCTTCATCCCAACCCGTTGCCAGGCGACCGACAACAAGAACGAGAAGCCGATCAGTTTGCTGCGGAATTTCTAACCCCACGAGTAGAGATCGAACCATTACTCCCCAAGACCGTGCGCATGTCAGCGCTCGATCAGCTCAGTAAGAACTGGGGGGTGTCGGTCGAATCCCTCATATACCGCATGGGCGAGCTGCGCCTAATTTCAGACGTATCCATTCGCCGCGCACACCAGCGGCTGGCCAACCTCGCGGAGTTTAGACGCGAGGAACCACTAGCCACCTACCCAGGCGAAGTCCCCACGCTGCTGAGTGAGGCGCTGGCACTGGCTGCTCAGCACGGCTTCGATCGGACCGACCTGGCACGAGAACTTTGCTGGACCGTTGGCCATGTCGCAGAGGTCCTTGGAGAGACCGATGTTCGACCAAAATTGCGGGTCGTACGATGAGAATGACCTGAGCTGGCGGATTTACAGTTCATGCTGGCGTTCAATCAAATCGTCTCTAAGTTCAGCTTGCTCCTCGGATAGCGGCGCAGTATCCGAGGAGTACGAGCAGAACAGGATTGCCGGTCCTTCAATGAGCAGAACGAAACGGGAACTTGCCTGGTGGACGTGCCAAGGGTGTGGTTTCAGCATGCAAAGCCATCTTCGTAACCGGCTCTACTGTTCCGATGACTGTTGGCTTTTATACCACTTCGCCAGGTCTTCCTACGGATGCACGATCTGCCGTGAGAGGGATCCTAACCACATCTGGTTCTGGCCGACCTCCGAGCTGCGAGCAGAAGCTGAGCGTCGTCAACTAGCCTTCGCGCAAGCCCATGAGCACTGTCGCCGGGCGAAGATCGACATCATCGGGCGGTTGACCTCGTGCTGGTGCGCCGCATGCACCCGTGCCCGTGGTGACGAATCGCGGCCGAGATCAATCGGCTCGCGCGGAAGCAGTCGTAAGACCACGCCCGAATACCGGAAGAATCGATATGAAGTGCTCGAGCGGGCCGGGTGGATGTGTGAAATCTGCAGCCTTCCCATCGACCGCAATGCGGACCCGTTTGATGATCGAGGGCCTACAGCAGATCACATCATCCCCGTCAGCGACGGCGGCACGGACGACGTTGACAATCTCCGAGCTGCCCATCGATGGTGCAACCTCAGACGAGAGTCCGCCTTCGGCTCCGACCAGGAAGTGTTTGAGGACGCGCGGACCCGATTTCTAGGCGTTGAAAGCGATAGGCAGCCTTGATGGTTCAAGACCTTCGGGCGCCTACTACTTGAGCGGCAGTCGAACGATGTGGAGCACAAGCTTGCCCTGCCCCATGACCAAGTGCGCGTAGATCCACAACATAGTGTCATTTATGTTGTGGGTATCGAAGCCCGTGACGGATCGAAGCACAACTCCTTCGTCCGTTTGCCACCCTAAGCGGCTGGTTGTAACGGCTTAGCCCCCCTACAACAGCTGACATGCGAGAGCCCCACCGGTCTATGCCCGTGGGGCTCTCGCTATTGGTGCTTCTCTCCTCTGGAATTTAGAAGACAGGCTCCAGGGCCCAGTCTGCGACGGTACGGCCGTCGAGGAAGCGCCACTCGTCGCGGCACTTCGGGCAGTCGATCACGACGTCATGCTCGCGGAATCCCGGGATGTTTTCGTGCTCTTCGACAATCCGTCCGTCGCCGCAAGGGCATAGGAAATTAAGCCGTGAGACGCTTCCACTGCCAGCTCCGTAGCCATCGGAGTCCTC is a window encoding:
- a CDS encoding HNH endonuclease; the protein is MCEICSLPIDRNADPFDDRGPTADHIIPVSDGGTDDVDNLRAAHRWCNLRRESAFGSDQEVFEDARTRFLGVESDRQP
- a CDS encoding XRE family transcriptional regulator, with the protein product MNDHEPDLTLFQDIDLPSLSAIAGAFEPARLTQARLLAWLTKGELAEQVGVSSAAVGQFEAGAIKPRPELLSTLARKLHVPIEFFAAGRPLGRLDAANAHFRSLRSTRAKDRAKAAAHAEQVWELTYALEKQVRFPNVDLPEVPQGATPVEAARILREAWGLPRGPVPHLAATMEARGIVVCLIPMTNEAITRVKAYSTDALGRPLVIVTPERFKSVYEYRFTCAHEVGHLLLHPNPLPGDRQQEREADQFAAEFLTPRVEIEPLLPKTVRMSALDQLSKNWGVSVESLIYRMGELRLISDVSIRRAHQRLANLAEFRREEPLATYPGEVPTLLSEALALAAQHGFDRTDLARELCWTVGHVAEVLGETDVRPKLRVVR